In Pongo abelii isolate AG06213 chromosome X, NHGRI_mPonAbe1-v2.0_pri, whole genome shotgun sequence, one DNA window encodes the following:
- the RPS4X gene encoding small ribosomal subunit protein eS4, X isoform, with protein sequence MARGPKKHLKRVAAPKHWMLDKLTGVFAPRPSTGPHKLRECLPLIIFLRNRLKYALTGDEVKKICMQRFIKIDGKVRTDITYPAGFMDVISIDKTGENFRLIYDTKGRFAVHRITPEEAKYKLCKVRKIFVGTKGIPHLVTHDARTIRYPDPLIKVNDTIQIDLETGKITDFIKFDTGNLCMVTGGANLGRIGVITNRERHPGSFDVVHVKDANGNSFATRLSNIFVIGKGNKSWISLPRGKGIRLTIAEERDKRLAAKQSSG encoded by the exons ATG GCTCGTGGTCCCAAGAAGCATCTGAAGCGGGTAGCAGCTCCAAAGCATTGGATGCTGGATAAATTGACCGGTGTGTTT GCTCCTCGTCCATCCACCGGTCCTCACAAGTTGAGAGAGTGTCTCCCCCTCATCATTTTCCTAAGGAACAGACTTAAGTATGCCCTGACAGGAGATGAAGTAAAGAAGATTTGCATGCAGCGGTTCATTAAGATCGATGGCAAGGTCCGAACTGATATAACCTATCCTGCTGGATTCATGG ATGTCATCAGCATTGACAAGACGGGAGAGAATTTCCGTCTGATCTATGACACCAAGGGTCGCTTTGCTGTACACCGTATTACACctgaggaggccaag TATAAGTTGTGCAAAGTGAGAAAGATCTTTGTGGGCACAAAAGGAATCCCTCATCTGGTGACTCATGATGCCCGCACCATCCGCTACCCCGATCCCCTCATCAAGGTGAATGATACCATTCAGATTGATTTGGAGACTGGCAAGATTACTGATTTCATCAAGTTCGACACTG GTAACCTGTGTATGGTGACTGGAGGTGCTAACCTGGGAAGAATTGGTGTGATCACCAACAGAGAGAGGCACCCTGGATCTTTTGACGTGGTTCACGTGAAAGATGCCAATGGCAACAGCTTTGCCACTCGACTTTCCAACATTTTTGTTATTGGGAAG GGCAACAAATCATGGATTTCTCTTCCCCGAGGAAAGGGTATCCGCCTCACCATTGCTGAAGAGAGAGACAAAAGACTGGCGGCCAAACAGAGCAGTGGGTGA